From the genome of Pseudomonas mohnii:
CGTGCAGTCCTTGAATTCACCGGCGACTCCGACGAATTTTGCAGAAGCACGGGCGTGCAGGCCCAGCTTGTTGATGATTTCGATTTCCAGAGCAGGCATCGCGGTGTGAATCCTTTAGCTGAGGTCGCGGTGGCGAACCTGGACGTTCTTCAGGGATTGTTGCAGCGTCTTGCCCAAGCGTTCGGTTAGGTAGACGGAGCGGTGATGTCCGCCCGTGCAGCCAATGGCAATGGTGACATAGGCGCGGTTGCTGGCGGCAAAGCGGGGCAGCCATTTGAGCAGATAGGTGGAGATGTCCTGGAACATCTCTTCCACGTCCGGCTGGGCTGCCAGGTACTCGGCAACCGGTTGATCAAGCCCGGACTGCGCCCGAAGCTCGGGTTTCCAGTAGGGATTGGGCAGGCAGCGCACGTCGAATACCAGGTCGGCATCCACGGGCATGCCACGCTTGAAACCAAAGGACTCCACCAGGAACGCTGTACCGGGTTCCGGCTGGTTCAGCAGGCGCAGCTTGATCGTATCCCGCAGCTGGTACAGGTTGAGGTTGGTGGTGTTGACTTTGAGATCGGCAAGGTCGGCTATGGGGCCGAGCAGGCTGGTTTCATCGTTGATCGCTTCAGCCAGCGAACGATTGGCACTGCTCAGCGGGTGACGACGACGGGTTTCCGAAAAACGCTTGAGCAAGGTTTCTTCGTCGGCATCCAGGTACAGAACGTCGCACTGGATATGCCGGCTGCGGACTTCTTCGAGCAATTCGGGGAATCGCGACAAGTGACTGGGCAGGTTGCGTGCATCAATGGACACGGCCACCAGCGGCTGTGCCAGTTCGGTGTGGATCAATGCGCGTTCGGCGAGTTCCGGCAGCAACCCGGCGGGAAGGTTGTCGATGCAGTAGTAGCCACTGTCCTCGAGTACATCAAGGGCGGTGCTTTTACCTGAGCCGGAGCGGCCACTGACGATGATCAAGCGCATGGTTACTGACCGTTTTGCTCGTCCAGGACAACCTGATACAAGGCTTCATTGCTCGGGGCGCTGCGCAGTTTTTCGCGCACTTCCTTGCGGTCGAGCATGCTGGCAATTTGGCGCAAAAGTTCCAGGTGCGCATCGGTAGCGGCTTGCGGGACCAGTAGAACGAACAACAGGTCAACCGGTGCGCCGTCGATGGCGTCGAAATCTATGGGGGCATCGAGGTGCATCAGGGCACTGATGGGTGAGGAGCAGCCCTTCAGGCGACAGTGGGGAATGGCGATGCCGTTGCCAAAACCCGTCGAGCCGAGTTTTTCACGGGCAATCAACGCCTCGAAGACATCTTGCATCTCCAGATCCGGCACTTCCCGGGCGATCAGGTTGGCAATTTGTTCGAGGGCTTTCTTTTTACTGCCGCCCGGCACGTTCACAAGGGAACGGCCGGGGGTCAGGATGCTTTCAAGTCGGATCATGGGTTGGGGGTGTTAACGACCGGTAGCGCCCTGGAGGAGGCTCTGGGTCTTTTCCTTATGCTTTTTGAGTTGTTTATCCAGCTTGTCGGTCAGTGCGTCGATCGCCGCGTACATATCGGTATGTTCCGCGTTCGCGACCACTTCATTGCCGGGAATATGCAGCGTGGCTTCGATTTTCTGCTTCAACTTTTCGACGGTCATCGTGACCTGTACGTTGGTAATCTTGTCGAAGTGCCTCTCTAACCGTTGGAGTTTTTCGCCGATGTAGGTGCGAAGAGGTTCGGTCACTTCCAGTTGGTGTCCACTGATGTTGACTTGCATACAGCTTCTCCTTCGTTGCCAGTGCATAAAGCGGTAGATCAAATGATCTACCACTGGAACGCTGTGGCGTGGCTCTACATCAACCGCTTGCGTTCGCTCGAAGGCGCGATCCCCAGGGATTCGCGGTACTTGGCGACGGTGCGGCGAGCCACCTGAATGCCTTGTGCCTCCAGTAAACCAGCGATCTTGCTGTCACTCAACGGCTTTTTCTGATTTTCCGCGGCAACCAGTTTTTTGATGATCGCGCGGATCGCCGTGGACGAGCATTCGCCGCCTTCGGAGGTGCTGACATGGCTGGAGAAAAAGTACTTCAGTTCATATAT
Proteins encoded in this window:
- the rapZ gene encoding RNase adapter RapZ; its protein translation is MRLIIVSGRSGSGKSTALDVLEDSGYYCIDNLPAGLLPELAERALIHTELAQPLVAVSIDARNLPSHLSRFPELLEEVRSRHIQCDVLYLDADEETLLKRFSETRRRHPLSSANRSLAEAINDETSLLGPIADLADLKVNTTNLNLYQLRDTIKLRLLNQPEPGTAFLVESFGFKRGMPVDADLVFDVRCLPNPYWKPELRAQSGLDQPVAEYLAAQPDVEEMFQDISTYLLKWLPRFAASNRAYVTIAIGCTGGHHRSVYLTERLGKTLQQSLKNVQVRHRDLS
- the ptsN gene encoding PTS IIA-like nitrogen regulatory protein PtsN is translated as MIRLESILTPGRSLVNVPGGSKKKALEQIANLIAREVPDLEMQDVFEALIAREKLGSTGFGNGIAIPHCRLKGCSSPISALMHLDAPIDFDAIDGAPVDLLFVLLVPQAATDAHLELLRQIASMLDRKEVREKLRSAPSNEALYQVVLDEQNGQ
- the hpf gene encoding ribosome hibernation-promoting factor, HPF/YfiA family, which codes for MQVNISGHQLEVTEPLRTYIGEKLQRLERHFDKITNVQVTMTVEKLKQKIEATLHIPGNEVVANAEHTDMYAAIDALTDKLDKQLKKHKEKTQSLLQGATGR